One Natrinema marinum genomic window carries:
- a CDS encoding chemotaxis protein CheC, with product MTMMVDIRKLSFINEMAKVGTNGVADNMSKLTGEDAQMEVTKTNFIDVEDIESQLDGGKRVGVRVRLLDPPHGHILILFPEASAKKITAIMLRDVVDDMGDVSGKMARSAVEEMGNMMASGFIDGWADVLGRAIDIAAPQLVYAPAGDIVTRTASLGGDDLALFFDSDLSVPSYQIEAEIYAFPDLAEFVEMVNGIEVQPA from the coding sequence ATGACGATGATGGTCGACATACGCAAGCTGAGCTTCATAAACGAAATGGCGAAAGTCGGGACGAACGGCGTCGCCGACAACATGAGCAAACTCACGGGCGAGGACGCCCAGATGGAGGTGACCAAAACCAACTTCATCGACGTCGAGGACATCGAGTCCCAACTCGACGGCGGCAAGCGGGTCGGCGTCCGGGTCCGACTGCTCGATCCGCCCCACGGACACATCCTCATCCTCTTCCCCGAGGCGAGCGCGAAGAAGATCACCGCGATCATGCTGCGCGACGTCGTCGACGACATGGGCGATGTCTCGGGCAAGATGGCCAGAAGCGCTGTCGAAGAGATGGGCAACATGATGGCCAGCGGGTTCATCGACGGCTGGGCCGACGTGCTCGGGCGCGCGATCGACATCGCCGCGCCCCAACTCGTCTACGCGCCCGCCGGCGACATCGTCACCCGGACGGCCAGTCTGGGCGGCGACGATCTCGCCCTGTTCTTCGACTCGGATCTCTCCGTGCCCAGCTATCAGATCGAAGCCGAAATATACGCCTTCCCCGACCTGGCTGAGTTCGTCGAAATGGTCAACGGCATCGAAGTCCAGCCCGCATGA
- a CDS encoding chemotaxis protein CheC, with amino-acid sequence MKLDVNALGTFYRMAREGAGLAAGRLTHMLGVETQVGVTKLNFMRGQEIRRDFEDSTEKVGVRVKLTGAIEGYSVVVFERENALRIVQTLLAEAGPEADVDADVDDLEGFDEMTESATTEVGHIMNSGFIDGWADVLEAVIDVSTPEFVEGQTAEPFFGDIDEAPADDDLALLFQSRIETVGTEVGFSHYLFPKRESLSKLLERLRSSDGIEYDKLDGFDRMAERGAEEVAKTATTLTGIDTSVEIRRLNFVSLEAIPEQVANETLVGVAFEFDGMPSGYLLFLFDEESAHEIVDAMVPMEIEEEGFGEMGTSAIKELGNIMASGFLDGWANVLDTTIDHSTPEFIHDIGAAAVDPVIIQLGENQDFAFVFDTVVVADGREFDCEVYAIPDESDLERALNNLDVDRIEDTPTTAEFQEVDNA; translated from the coding sequence ATGAAACTCGACGTCAACGCGCTCGGCACGTTCTACCGGATGGCTCGAGAAGGGGCCGGACTGGCGGCGGGCCGACTCACCCACATGTTAGGCGTCGAAACGCAGGTCGGTGTGACGAAACTCAACTTCATGCGCGGTCAGGAGATCCGGCGTGACTTCGAGGACTCGACCGAGAAGGTCGGCGTTCGGGTCAAGCTGACCGGCGCGATCGAGGGCTACTCGGTCGTCGTCTTCGAGCGCGAGAACGCGTTGCGGATCGTCCAGACGCTGCTCGCCGAGGCCGGTCCCGAGGCCGACGTCGACGCCGATGTCGACGATCTCGAGGGCTTCGACGAAATGACCGAGAGCGCCACGACCGAGGTCGGCCACATCATGAACAGCGGGTTCATCGACGGCTGGGCCGACGTGCTCGAGGCCGTCATCGACGTCTCGACGCCGGAGTTCGTCGAGGGCCAGACCGCGGAACCGTTCTTCGGCGACATCGACGAGGCGCCGGCCGACGACGACCTCGCCTTGCTCTTCCAGAGTCGGATCGAGACCGTCGGCACCGAGGTCGGCTTCAGCCACTACCTCTTCCCCAAACGCGAGTCGCTCTCGAAGCTCCTCGAGCGACTGCGCAGCAGCGACGGCATCGAGTACGACAAGCTGGACGGTTTCGACCGGATGGCCGAACGCGGGGCCGAAGAGGTCGCCAAGACCGCGACCACGCTGACCGGAATCGATACGAGCGTCGAGATCCGCCGGCTCAACTTCGTTTCGCTCGAGGCGATCCCCGAGCAGGTCGCAAACGAGACGCTCGTCGGGGTCGCCTTCGAGTTCGACGGGATGCCGAGTGGCTATCTCCTCTTCCTGTTCGACGAGGAGTCGGCCCACGAGATCGTCGACGCGATGGTGCCGATGGAGATCGAGGAGGAGGGCTTCGGCGAGATGGGGACCAGCGCGATCAAAGAACTGGGCAACATCATGGCCAGTGGCTTTCTGGATGGCTGGGCGAACGTCCTCGATACGACGATCGATCACTCGACGCCGGAGTTCATCCACGACATCGGCGCTGCCGCCGTCGACCCCGTGATCATCCAACTCGGCGAGAATCAGGACTTCGCGTTCGTCTTCGATACGGTCGTCGTCGCCGACGGCCGCGAGTTCGACTGTGAAGTGTACGCGATCCCGGACGAGTCGGATCTCGAACGAGCGCTGAACAACTTAGACGTCGATCGGATCGAGGACACCCCGACGACGGCGGAGTTCCAGGAAGTCGATAACGCATGA
- a CDS encoding chemotaxis protein CheD, protein MKTYGTEPGAPTPVQVGISELVVSDGDDTLKSYGLGSCLAIALYDPDSGIGGLAHVMLPDGDAADNSERKPGKYADTAIRALLRRMVEQGANYTTVEAKIAGGSDMFEFESFGDGVGQRNIAAAKEELEKLGVPLEAEDVGGEYGRTVEFTPGSGTLTVKSSNSDNGVTEL, encoded by the coding sequence ATGAAAACCTACGGAACCGAACCAGGTGCACCGACGCCGGTCCAGGTGGGTATCTCCGAGCTGGTCGTCAGCGACGGCGACGACACGCTCAAGTCCTACGGACTCGGCTCGTGTCTGGCGATCGCCCTGTACGATCCGGACTCCGGGATCGGCGGGCTCGCACACGTCATGCTCCCCGACGGCGACGCCGCGGACAACAGCGAGCGCAAACCCGGCAAGTACGCCGACACCGCGATTCGCGCACTGCTGCGGCGGATGGTCGAGCAGGGAGCCAACTACACCACCGTCGAAGCGAAGATCGCCGGCGGCAGCGACATGTTCGAGTTCGAGAGCTTCGGCGACGGCGTCGGCCAGCGAAACATCGCCGCCGCGAAAGAGGAACTCGAGAAGTTAGGCGTTCCCCTCGAGGCCGAAGACGTCGGCGGGGAGTACGGCCGGACCGTCGAGTTCACGCCCGGATCGGGCACGCTTACGGTGAAGTCCTCGAACAGTGACAACGGAGTGACGGAGCTGTGA
- a CDS encoding CheR family methyltransferase, translating into MIGDGAGDADTPPDRTDDDTFADLLAFVEDELAFATSHYNDSYLDRRVSSRMRRTQSESYEAYFDVLREDPDEQEELLEALSINVTGFFRNPDVWSGIRTVLRGLTATTETVRVWSAACADGREPYSLAMLARDDPDIDASSVYVLGTDISEPALETARAGVYEESRTVDLDDQLSYLDDYHQYVDVDGRTYRIRDDVRRNVRFQRHDLINDEPKSGFDLVVCRNLFIYIDNAYKQSMLETIARSLRPAGYLVIGKAETIPPNLKSAFTVREARLRIYQREMARTSAEQSDRRANSSPES; encoded by the coding sequence GTGATCGGCGACGGCGCTGGCGACGCCGATACCCCCCCGGACCGAACGGACGACGACACCTTCGCCGACCTCCTCGCGTTCGTCGAGGACGAACTGGCTTTCGCGACGAGTCACTACAACGACAGCTACCTCGACCGGCGCGTCTCCTCGCGGATGCGCCGCACGCAAAGCGAGAGCTACGAGGCCTATTTCGACGTCCTGCGCGAGGACCCCGATGAACAGGAGGAACTACTCGAGGCGCTGAGCATCAACGTCACGGGCTTCTTTCGCAACCCCGATGTCTGGTCGGGGATCCGAACGGTCCTCCGGGGGCTCACCGCGACCACCGAGACCGTCCGCGTCTGGAGCGCCGCGTGTGCGGACGGCCGTGAACCCTACTCGCTGGCGATGCTCGCCCGCGACGACCCCGATATCGACGCGTCCTCCGTCTACGTTCTCGGCACCGACATCAGCGAACCGGCACTGGAGACGGCTCGAGCCGGCGTCTACGAGGAGTCTCGAACGGTCGACTTGGACGACCAGCTCTCCTATCTCGACGACTACCATCAGTACGTCGACGTCGACGGGCGGACCTACCGGATCCGCGACGACGTGAGACGTAACGTGCGCTTTCAGCGCCACGACCTGATCAACGACGAGCCCAAGTCCGGCTTCGACCTCGTCGTCTGTCGGAACCTGTTTATCTACATCGACAACGCGTACAAGCAGTCGATGCTCGAGACCATCGCGCGGTCGCTGCGACCGGCCGGCTACCTCGTCATCGGTAAGGCGGAGACGATCCCGCCGAACCTCAAGTCCGCCTTCACCGTTCGCGAGGCTCGCTTGCGCATCTATCAGCGAGAGATGGCGAGGACGAGCGCCGAACAGTCGGATCGGCGCGCGAACTCGAGCCCCGAATCCTGA
- a CDS encoding DUF7289 family protein, whose amino-acid sequence MRRTRPQTVGPSRDDDRGVSDVLAFVLVFGIILSSVALLATVGFQSMRDYQEGEQLRNAERAMEALAVNFDSVLRHDGVEKRYGELSLREGTISTGPSGTNLTILIDGNAGNVSANPIDLGEFTYETGETTIAYEGGGVVRAGETGSAVVKRPQLTCRPESDTVVISVVAINASDQSILSSGGLGVSMTERQRETYIEDGDVSVRLNTSYERAWNATLERSGWQTSGSASGDILATCNNPTDRVVITVVRADVNY is encoded by the coding sequence ATGAGACGAACACGACCGCAGACGGTGGGACCGAGTCGCGACGACGACCGTGGCGTCTCCGACGTGCTCGCGTTCGTCCTCGTCTTCGGGATCATCCTCAGCTCCGTCGCCTTGCTGGCGACGGTCGGCTTCCAGTCGATGCGCGACTATCAGGAGGGCGAACAGCTGCGCAACGCCGAACGGGCGATGGAGGCGCTCGCGGTGAACTTCGATTCCGTCCTGCGACACGATGGCGTCGAGAAACGATACGGAGAACTCTCGCTGCGTGAGGGAACGATTTCGACGGGCCCCAGCGGGACGAACCTCACGATACTGATCGATGGCAACGCGGGCAACGTCTCTGCGAATCCCATCGACCTCGGCGAGTTCACGTACGAAACCGGTGAGACCACCATCGCCTACGAGGGCGGCGGGGTCGTTCGCGCCGGCGAAACCGGCAGCGCCGTCGTCAAGCGACCGCAGTTGACGTGTCGACCCGAGAGCGACACCGTCGTCATCTCGGTGGTCGCGATCAACGCGAGCGACCAGTCGATCCTGAGCAGCGGCGGGCTCGGGGTCTCGATGACCGAACGCCAGCGCGAGACGTATATCGAAGACGGCGATGTCTCGGTGCGGCTCAACACGTCCTACGAACGGGCGTGGAACGCCACCCTCGAGCGGTCGGGTTGGCAGACATCGGGGTCGGCCAGCGGGGATATCCTCGCGACCTGTAACAACCCAACAGACCGAGTCGTCATCACGGTCGTCCGGGCGGACGTCAACTACTGA
- a CDS encoding DUF7266 family protein yields MRARIHRSTGQDRAVSISITHVLTLGITTVLIAMLVTSAGTMLETETDRSAESSLETIGERLADEIGNVDQIGSGSAHNATIRSDHPQRVAGSRYTVELLESGNCATASLLDGSTPCVKLTAEDANAEVYVPIKTDAGVDGGSSVSGGTITIVYESGANEISIEDGTQ; encoded by the coding sequence ATGAGAGCCAGGATTCACCGGAGCACTGGACAAGACCGTGCGGTATCTATTTCGATCACCCACGTCCTGACGCTCGGCATCACGACGGTCCTGATCGCGATGCTCGTGACCAGCGCCGGGACGATGCTCGAGACGGAAACGGATCGGAGCGCCGAATCATCGCTCGAGACGATCGGCGAGCGACTGGCAGACGAGATCGGAAACGTCGACCAGATCGGCTCGGGGTCGGCGCACAACGCGACCATCAGGAGCGACCACCCGCAGCGGGTCGCGGGTTCGCGGTACACTGTCGAGTTACTGGAGAGCGGCAACTGTGCCACGGCATCGCTGCTCGATGGGAGCACGCCCTGTGTGAAGCTGACGGCCGAAGACGCGAACGCCGAGGTGTACGTGCCAATCAAGACCGACGCCGGCGTTGACGGCGGAAGTTCGGTATCCGGCGGGACGATTACCATCGTCTACGAGAGCGGTGCGAACGAGATATCGATCGAGGACGGGACCCAATGA
- a CDS encoding DUF7288 family protein produces MYRPHDSPEDETETDRGQAYTLEGFIGAMVVLMAVLFALQAVVITPTTGGLADRTAQLQIQQEIQDSLVVSSQNGNLSEIVRNWAGGGGFEDTSQPPAPGESNETYSVDRFANESDLGHILKERFSENGWTYNVELHAEGGEERTLVYQGSPPASALTASYTVTLYDNQTVTSDTSNDNLYETNGSERMIPRRYGDDTPLYNVVEVRVIIW; encoded by the coding sequence ATGTATCGGCCACACGACTCACCGGAAGACGAGACTGAGACTGACCGCGGACAGGCCTACACCCTCGAGGGATTCATCGGCGCGATGGTAGTCCTGATGGCCGTGCTGTTCGCGCTACAGGCGGTCGTCATCACGCCGACGACCGGAGGGCTAGCCGATCGGACGGCCCAACTGCAGATCCAACAGGAGATACAGGACTCGCTCGTCGTCTCGAGCCAGAACGGGAATCTCTCCGAGATCGTGCGAAATTGGGCGGGCGGCGGCGGGTTCGAAGACACGAGTCAGCCCCCAGCGCCCGGCGAGAGCAACGAGACGTACTCGGTCGATCGGTTCGCGAACGAATCCGATCTCGGCCACATACTGAAAGAGCGGTTCAGCGAAAACGGCTGGACGTACAACGTCGAACTGCACGCCGAAGGCGGCGAAGAGCGGACGCTCGTCTATCAGGGTAGTCCGCCCGCAAGCGCGCTGACGGCGAGTTACACCGTTACGCTGTACGACAATCAGACCGTGACATCGGACACGTCGAACGATAACCTGTACGAAACGAACGGTAGCGAACGAATGATTCCGCGAAGGTACGGCGACGACACGCCGCTGTACAACGTCGTCGAGGTCCGGGTGATCATATGGTAA
- a CDS encoding DUF7287 family protein, which produces MTRAQTHDRTQPRGTRTRRSRTVSVSLEERGQTTQDFAVGIGIFLLAIAFVFAFLPSVITPFDSSVGGAETAQADRIADLIVHNTSTGGNNISKSEFDTRYTKSDLTAELGLRKANGNTIDQVNVSVEYLGNSSTIGPPSDWTGGDEYDSQSAASAARIITTDDPRCKPACRLVVRVW; this is translated from the coding sequence ATGACTCGAGCACAGACCCACGACCGAACGCAGCCTCGGGGAACGCGGACTCGACGGTCGCGGACGGTTTCGGTCTCGCTCGAAGAACGCGGCCAGACGACGCAGGACTTCGCCGTTGGAATCGGCATCTTCCTGCTGGCGATCGCCTTCGTGTTCGCTTTTCTACCGTCGGTCATCACGCCGTTCGATTCCTCGGTCGGGGGAGCGGAGACCGCACAGGCCGATCGGATCGCCGATCTGATCGTTCACAACACGTCGACCGGCGGGAACAATATCAGCAAGAGCGAGTTCGACACCAGGTATACGAAATCGGATCTGACCGCAGAGTTGGGACTTCGGAAAGCGAATGGCAACACTATCGATCAGGTGAACGTGAGCGTCGAATATCTCGGCAACAGCAGCACGATCGGACCCCCGTCCGACTGGACCGGCGGAGACGAATACGATAGTCAGTCCGCGGCCAGCGCGGCACGAATTATCACGACGGACGACCCGCGTTGCAAACCGGCGTGTCGACTCGTCGTGAGGGTCTGGTGA
- a CDS encoding type II secretion system F family protein — protein sequence MSLQTDSGSGSGMSASSDALGDRFYPLYERVFGDDSEFVADVETKLAQARMTDTVELYLSRALGIGTISGLSLWMLGLMLGYGLFATGLIDVGTILGIPISNEQLLNLVLALRMPALILFTGLLFGTIGFAMGFGSMVAIPYSRASARKREINMLLTDAVSFMYALSVGGLNQLEIIEAMAQADDTYGEVAKEFQSIVKETEYFDIDYRTSIRKQALETPSDDLSQFLTDMLSIVNSGGDMESFLEDKKEKHMRTAKQEQELTLETLELFGEMYMTLSLFPLLLIIIMVVMKMIPNASVTNNMLYMTVYGLIPMIGVGFLVLVSTVKHDEPGDGYLSMGSTEQRTETGQQGGLLSLGLVEQFTGDHSVFDRIKNREGTYETMEVLRNPHLFFRDHPLVTLALTGPLALVIIVTAMVSGSAPTSWQGMLERPIWGTFIYVYLPLYITAVPLSIFREWNVRHRNAVVNKLSEDLRKLSSSNDTGLTLLESLKAVSDTTSGKLAREFEMMHTKVNYGTSLKEALIEFNNKYHIPRLARTTRLITEAQEASNQISAVLRTAARASENHDDIERERKSRTRMQIVIIIMTFMTVLAVIAILKTQFIDTMANLNAGGGSGASSSASSSASGAGGGAMQGGNLSENIDVEMLSVLFFHAVTLQAIISGFICGYIRDADLLSGLKYAIGLSAVALIGWTLVA from the coding sequence ATGAGCCTCCAGACCGACAGCGGAAGTGGCTCGGGGATGTCGGCCTCCTCCGACGCGCTCGGAGATCGGTTCTACCCCCTCTACGAACGCGTGTTCGGCGACGACAGCGAGTTCGTCGCCGACGTCGAGACGAAACTCGCACAGGCTCGGATGACCGACACCGTCGAGCTCTACCTCTCTCGAGCCCTCGGAATCGGCACCATCAGCGGACTGAGCCTCTGGATGCTCGGATTGATGCTCGGCTACGGCCTCTTTGCCACCGGGCTCATCGACGTCGGAACGATCCTCGGCATCCCGATCAGCAACGAGCAGTTGCTCAATCTCGTCCTCGCGCTTCGCATGCCGGCGCTGATCCTGTTTACCGGGCTCCTGTTCGGCACGATCGGCTTCGCGATGGGGTTCGGATCGATGGTCGCGATCCCCTACTCGCGCGCCTCGGCCCGCAAGCGCGAGATCAACATGCTGTTGACCGACGCGGTCTCCTTTATGTACGCGCTGTCCGTCGGTGGGCTCAATCAACTCGAGATCATCGAGGCGATGGCGCAGGCCGACGACACCTACGGCGAGGTCGCAAAGGAGTTCCAGAGCATCGTCAAAGAGACGGAGTACTTCGACATCGACTACCGGACCTCGATTCGGAAACAGGCCCTCGAGACGCCGAGCGACGACCTCTCGCAGTTCCTGACGGACATGCTCTCGATCGTCAACAGCGGCGGCGACATGGAGAGCTTCCTCGAGGACAAGAAGGAAAAGCACATGCGAACGGCGAAACAGGAGCAGGAACTCACGCTCGAGACGCTCGAGCTGTTCGGCGAGATGTACATGACGCTGTCGCTGTTCCCGCTGCTGTTGATCATCATCATGGTCGTGATGAAGATGATCCCGAACGCGAGCGTGACGAACAACATGCTCTACATGACCGTCTACGGCCTCATCCCGATGATCGGCGTGGGCTTTCTCGTCCTCGTCTCGACGGTCAAACACGACGAGCCCGGTGACGGCTACCTCTCGATGGGATCGACCGAACAGCGGACCGAGACCGGCCAGCAGGGAGGGCTGTTGAGTCTGGGCCTCGTCGAGCAGTTCACCGGCGACCACAGCGTCTTCGATCGGATCAAGAACCGCGAGGGGACCTACGAGACGATGGAGGTCCTGCGAAACCCCCACCTGTTCTTCCGCGACCATCCGCTGGTGACGCTGGCACTGACCGGCCCCCTGGCGCTGGTGATCATCGTGACGGCGATGGTCAGCGGCTCCGCTCCCACGTCGTGGCAGGGGATGCTCGAGCGGCCGATCTGGGGGACGTTCATCTACGTCTACCTGCCGCTGTACATCACCGCGGTTCCCCTCTCGATCTTCCGCGAATGGAACGTCCGCCACCGCAACGCCGTCGTCAACAAGCTCTCCGAAGACCTCCGGAAGCTCTCGAGTTCGAACGACACTGGGCTGACGTTGCTCGAATCGCTCAAGGCGGTCTCCGACACGACGAGCGGGAAGCTGGCCCGCGAGTTCGAGATGATGCACACGAAGGTCAACTACGGAACGAGCCTGAAGGAGGCGCTCATCGAGTTCAACAACAAGTACCACATTCCGCGACTCGCCCGGACGACGCGCCTGATCACCGAAGCTCAGGAGGCGTCGAATCAGATTTCGGCCGTCCTTCGAACGGCCGCGCGGGCGAGCGAGAACCACGACGACATCGAGCGCGAACGCAAGTCCCGGACCCGGATGCAGATCGTGATCATCATCATGACGTTCATGACGGTGCTCGCGGTGATCGCGATCCTCAAGACCCAGTTCATCGATACGATGGCCAACCTCAACGCCGGCGGCGGTTCCGGTGCCAGTTCCAGTGCTAGCAGTAGTGCCAGCGGTGCCGGCGGCGGTGCGATGCAAGGCGGGAACCTGAGCGAGAACATCGACGTCGAGATGCTGTCGGTGCTGTTCTTCCACGCGGTGACGCTGCAGGCGATCATCTCCGGATTCATCTGCGGCTACATCCGCGACGCCGACCTGCTGAGTGGACTGAAGTATGCGATCGGACTGTCGGCGGTCGCGCTCATCGGCTGGACGCTGGTGGCCTAA